From one Physeter macrocephalus isolate SW-GA chromosome 18, ASM283717v5, whole genome shotgun sequence genomic stretch:
- the UCN2 gene encoding LOW QUALITY PROTEIN: urocortin-2 (The sequence of the model RefSeq protein was modified relative to this genomic sequence to represent the inferred CDS: substituted 1 base at 1 genomic stop codon), which translates to MTRXALLVLMVLTLGRTLLVPATPIPGFQLLPQNLPQATPCPVTSESPSASTTGPSTAWGHPSPGPRPGPRITLSLDVPLGFLQILLEQAQARAVREQAAANTHILAHVGRR; encoded by the coding sequence ATGACCAGGTAGGCTCTGCTGGTGCTGATGGTCCTGACATTGGGCAGGACTCTGCTTGTCCCAGCAACCCCTATCCCAGGCTTCCAGCTCCTCCCTCAGAACCTTCCCCAGGCCACTCCCTGCCCTGTCACTTCGGAGAGCCCTTCAGCCAGCACCACAGGCCCCTCCACTGCTTGGggccaccccagccctggcccccgcCCTGGCCCCCGCATCACCCTCTCGCTGGATGTCCCCCTTGGCTTCCTGCAGATCTTACTGGAGCAGGCCCAGGCCAGGGCAGTGAGGGAGCAGGCTGCGGCCAATACCCACATCCTGGCCCATGTTGGCCGCCGCTGA